The Rhizobium leguminosarum DNA segment CCCGCTTGAAGCTCAAGGAGCAGCTTACCACGTGCTTTTTCCACATCGCCGACGCCGCGCCAGAAACGACGTTCGACAACTTCGTAAGGGATTACGGCCCGCCCATGCGTCGCGATCGAGGATGACGATGGAGATGGTCGAGCTGCCATGGGGGCTGCGTCCCCGCGAGGGCGGCCCGCGCGCCGTAGGAAATCCCGGCCGACGCGTTGAGGCCGGTCACGTCTTTGATTTTCGCGCGTATCTCCACCGCGATCTCGGTGGCGATCTTCATACCCTTGAGATTTTCAGTGACATCGAGATAGGCCTCGTCGAGCGAGAGCTGCTCAATCATCGGTGTGTATTCGGCGAAGATCTCGCGGATCTGCTGCGACACCGCCTTATAGACATCGAAGCGCGGCGGCACGAAAAATCAGATCCTGACATTTCCGCTTTGCGGTAGACGTCAAGAACCTGTTCATCGTCCAGTTTTCGCCGGACGGAACGGTCTCGGGGCTCTCGGGGGGAGGGCGGCGGTCAAGCGAAAGAAGCCGACGTCCGACCAAAAGATTCCAGACTGATAAACTTAGCCGGCGGCGGCCTCTTCAACGCCCTGAAAACTATCGCTCAGCCCGACGGAAACAAAGCGGGCATGAGTTACCAAAATCGCCGCGCCTGGCGCGGCCGTTGTCGTCAACTGACCGGCATTGAGATGCGATGCGGCATTAGTGGTTCGTGGCCTGACGCCTTTGGCTACCTGTTCCACATCATGCCGAACGCGGCACGATCACACGCATCCCGGTCGCTGCGATGCAGTTGTAGGATCCGCACCAACGCCATGAAAACAGACAATAATAGGGTTGCCGCACAGAGCCTTGCCCTAGCTGCGGGTTTCGCAAAGTCACGGACAGGGATTTCAGTAAGTCGCGGACACCGATTTCACTAAGTACGGGACAGTGATTTCACAAAGTCGCGGACAGTGTCGCGACAGATTTTGATCGATTTTCGTGTGCGCCGATCTGGCACTTTGCCCTCGTGGTTTGAGCGAGGACAAGATGCCCAGGCGGAAGCAAGCGAGACATACCGACGTGAAGGATATCCGATCGATCCTGCGGCTGACGTTCGAGCAGGGATTATCGATACGTGCCGTTTCTCAGCGGCTGAAGATGAGCAAGACGTCGGTTTCGACGTACCTGCTGCGGGCAAAGGAAGCCGGGCTTGCCGTCTGGCCGCTACCTCCGGGCCTGGACGAGGACGATGTTCTTGAGCATCGACTATTCCGGCGAATGGGACGGCCTCCACGCGATACCGTCGAGCCGAATTGGCCGAAGATGGCCAGCGAACTGAAGCGCAAGGGCGTCACGCTCCATTTGCTGTGGCAGGAATACCGGGAAGCTCACCCGGACGGCTATGGCTATACATGGTTTTGCGGCCGGTTTGCCGATCACGAAAGCCGAGCCAGGCCCACCTACCGCAGCCGTCACGTTGCTGGTGTCGCGATGGAATGCGACTACGCCGGCCATACGATCCCGATCATCGATCCATCTACTGGCGAGATCCGCTCGGCACAGATTTATGTGGCGGTGCTGAGCGCGACTCAATTGACGTTCGCTTATGCCAGCTTCAGCCAGAAGCTGCCCGATTGGATCGAAGCAAACCAGCGGGCCTTCAGTTACTTCGGTGGCGTGACGAAGACGACGATCTGCGACAACCTCAAGGCGGCGGTGGCCAAGGCGCTATGGTTCGAACCGACATTGAATGCGACCTTTGCCGCCTTCGCCGAGCACTACGACACAACAGTAGTTCCGGCACGCCCTCGGCATCCTCGCGACAAACCCTCCGCTGAAGGGACGGTTTTAATCGTCGAGAGATGGGTCCTGGCCAGACTTCGAAACGAGCAGTTCTTTAGCCTTGTCGATCTCAATATCCGCATCAGCGCCTTGATCGAGGACCTCAATACCCGAACTATGCGGCGGTATGGCAAATCTCGACGCGCCTTGTTCGATGAAGTTGAGCGCTCTGAGCTCAAGCCGCTGCCTTCAACGCCGTTTGAGTATGCGGAATGGAAGACCGCCAAGGTCCATCCCGATTACCATATCGAGGTCGAGAAGACCTTCTATTCCGTGCCGCATGGACTGATCGGAAAGCGGGTAGATGTCAGGCTAACGTATCGGACTGTCGAGATCTTTTTTGACCACAGACGTGTGGCCAGCCATATCCGGAGTTCGCAGCGCTCAGGCCACGTCACCGTCAATCAACACATGCCCAAGGCGCACCAGCGCTACGCAAACACGACACCCCACACGTTACGCCGGGAAGCAGCGAAGGTTGGGGCCAATACGGCGACTTTTATCGAACGTCTGCTCAGCGACCGCCCACATCCCGAACAGGGCTACCGGTCCGCTCAAGGCGTTCTCTCCCTGGCGCGCCGCTACCAATCCGACCGGCTGGAGCGGGCTTGCGAACGGGCGCTGATCATCAACGCACTGAGCTATTCGTCTGTTGCCAACATTCTCAGATCTGGTCTCGATCAGGCTCCGGCCATGAGCGAGGCCGTGAAGCCGGCGCCGCCGCACGGCAATATCCGCGGCAAAACCTACTACCAATGAAGAGGACATCAGATGCTGACACATCCGACACTGGAGCAGATGAACACGCTTGGTCTTGCCGGCATGGCAACGGCCTATCGCGAGCTTATCGAACAAGCTCATGGAAATGACCTTAGCTTCGACGAACGACTGGGGTTGATGCTTGACCGGGAGATCGCCGTAAGAACTGACCGCCGGCTGACAAACCGGCTCGCCACCGCAAAACTTCGGTTCGCCAATGCTTCGATCGAAGACATCGATTTTGGATCCCATCGCGGCCTGGACCGCCGTAACGTCCTATCTCTGGCGCAAGGTGCATGGCTGAAGGCGAACGAGAACCTGATCCTGACCGGCCAGACAGGGACCGGCAAGACGTGGATTGCTTGTGCTTTTGCACGCCAAGCGGCCCGCCTCGACTATTCGGTCCTCTACGTTCGTATGCCGCGGTTGTTTGAGGACCTCGCGCTTGCCAGGCTGGACGGGCGCTTTCCGCGCCTCATCGACAAGCTTGCACGGGTTCACCTCCTGGTGCTCGATGATTGGGGAACCCACACCTTGAACGACCGGCAGCGCCTTGATCTGCTAGAGATATTCGAGGAGCGATATCGACGAAAGTCGACCCTGATCACCGCTCAACTTCCCGTGGCTGCCTGGCATGAGATGATTGGAGAGGCCACTTTAGCTGACGCAATCTTAGACCGTATTGTTCATAACGCACACCGCATAACGCTCGAAGGCGACAGCATGCGGAAGCGGAAAACACCAATGCTCTTGACCGGCGCCGAAATAAACGAAATCAATCACCCCTAACAGCAACTAGGCAGGCGGAATTCGATCGAACCCGCTGTCCGCGACTTAGCGAAATGCCTGTCCGCGACTTGCTGAAATGGCTGTCCCGATTCACCGAAATCCGCACCCTAGCGCCGGACGTAACCGCAGGTAGCGATGTCAAAGCCGAACAGGGCTGCGACATCGCCAGCCAATTAGAAACGCAACACTGGCTCTGCCGATCAGCCCCCGATCCGACCGGCTGGGCCGGGTTGCAAGGGCGGAGCGGGGGCGGGTGATGACATTCCCTTTCGGCTTTAGATCCCATGAGGAGTGAACAGCGGCCGCCGCTCTGGCAGAGTGAGGTTGCATCAAAACACTCGCTCAGGAGGAGCAGTTTATGGAACCTGCATCCATTCATCCGACCGCTGTCCGCACTGATCTTATGTTCATTTGCAAGCGGCGTGGCCATGACTGCTCATCCCGCCAACAATGGCTGGTCCTGCATAGTGTAGCTAATGCGCAATGTAGGAGACAGGACCTCAAGACGACGGTTTGCAAACTCTTATACGCGGGTTGGATACCGCATTTCCGTGTGTACGCCTGGGGCTGCTTCTATCTTAGCACGGGCATCGACGTAGTCGGCCACTCAGTTCCATCGAAGATTCCCCGACCGGGGCCCTGCCTCCAACATTGAGCATCAGCAGATGATCGATCTTGTCTCCTCTTTGTAATGCGCGATATGGGGGGTGGTTGGCTAAGCTTGGTGAGCCGGTTGCACTTCCTGACCGATAGCCCACAGGAAGGCCCCCATTTCTCTAGCGATCGCAGTGATTGCGATGGCCTTGTGCTTCCCCGCGAGGATCATCTTTCGATAGCGAGAGCAGAGCCGAAGTTGGCCCTTCCACGCTATTTCGCGAACGCTTCTCGGCAAACCTTCCAACTGCGCTTGCTTGGTTCGACTTACCCGCGCAGGGAAGCGGTAAGCCCATGCGCCTTCGATCAACATGCGACGGGCCCGAGAGTTTCCGGCCTTAGTGATGCCGCCACGTTTGACATGTTCACCTGTCGAGCTCTCTGACGGAACGAGGCCAAGAAAGGCCATCAGTTGGCGGGGATTTTCGAAGCGGCGGATGTCGCCAATTTCGGCAACAAAGACGACGGCGGCAATCAACGACACGCCTCGCAACGCCTGATAGGCTTCGACAACAGGAGCCATCGTCCAGGATTTGACAGTCTCCGAGATCAGATCGGTCAGACGCTTCAAGCGCACCTCGGCATCCTCGATCGCCTGGCAGTATTCCTTCAGCACAACGAAGTGGGCTGGATGCTCGAACTTCAGAGTCGATATCCACCGCATATGCGCCAGCGACCAGGATGAGCGGCCCGAATAGATGCGGCCATGTCGAAGTAGGAACGACTGAAGCTGCTGACGTGCTCGCTTTTGTGCCTCCTGCGCAGCCTCGCGTGCCCGCACGAGATCGCGCATAGCCTCATGCCCCCGGTCCGGTACCCAGACCGCTGTCAGTTCACCAGCACGATGTAGTCGTGCCAGGCTGACCGCATCGCGCCGGTTCGTCTTCACCCGATCTCCGGGACGCTTGGGAATTAGTGCCGGCGCCACCACCACGCAGTCATGACCCATCTCGAGGAGCTGACGGTAGAGTTCGTAACCTGTAGGACCTGCCTCATAGCAGAAGTGGAGCTTAGCTCCTCGCTTGGCCAGCTTTTGCACGACGTTCGCAACCGAGGCTGGATCTGAGGATATGTCTCCGAAAAATCGCACCTCACCACCCCGCTCGCCATCCGCGACGGCTACAGAAATCTTCAGTTTCGAGACGTCCAGACCGACGAAAAGTCTGCTATGCTGATCCATGGTTCATCCTCGCTAAGCTTGGGGCTCGGCTTCGGCCACTCCGAAGCAACCCCCGATCTCAGCTTACGGCGAGGGTGAGCCGCCTTCACCCCGAGAACATACGGTCTGAGCCGATCGACCTGGTTGATCACTTCGTTGTCGCCGGGCAGTGGCGAGAAGATGTCGAAGTATGTAGTGGCCGGTGGCAATGTGGCCGAGTTGCTGGATCGATTTGAGCAGCTACAGCAGAAAGCGCGGTTAAGAACAGGGAAGTTGTTTCCCATCGTAACGATCCAGGAGGCCGGATTGGACGGCTTCTGGATACACCGCGTGCTGGAGGCTCACGGCATCGAGAGTTACGTCGTCGACGCAGCTTCGATCGCGACCTCCCGTCGACGTCGGCGTGTGAAGACCGACAAGATTGATGGAGAGGCTCTGACGCGCACATTGCTCGCGTTCAAGCGCGGCGAGCCACGCGTATGCGTGATGGTTAGAGCGCCAGATCCGAAGGACGAAGATCGGCGTCGGATTTGCCGGGAACGCAAAGTTTTGATTGCTGAACGGGTCAGGCATGTCAATCGCGTCAAGGGGCTACTCTTTGCTCAAGGCGTCAGCGGCTATCAACCGCTCCGTAAGGATCGCCGTCAGCGGCTGGAGGAGCTCCAGACCGGAGATGGGCGCGAGTTACCGAAACACCTGAAGGCTCAAATCAATCGCGAACTCGACCGTCTCGAGTTGCTGCTAGAACAGATCGCTGCAGTGGAGAGCGAGCGTAATTCCCTCCTATCGACGTACGAGCAGCCAGCGGTCGAGGCAACCTCGCCCGCAGCGATGCTGCTGTCCTTGAAGGGTGTTGGCGCTGAATTTGCCGCCATTCTTTGGACCGAAGCCCTGTCCCGGCATTTTGATAATCGGCGGCAGATTGCCGCCTATGCAGGTTTGACACCAACCCCATGGATGAGCGGGACCATCGACCACGAGCAGGGGGTCTCAGAAGCAGGAAACCCTCGGCTGCGCACCACGATGATTCAACTGTCTTGGTTGTGGCCACGCAATCAGCCAGCGTCAGCGCTCAGTCGTTGGTTTGTGGATCGGGTTCAGTTGAACGGGGGACGTTTAAAGAAAGCCGCGATAGTTGCTCTGGCGCGCAAACTCCTTATCGCGCTGTGGAAGTTTGTTACTGCGGGGGTTGTCATCGAAGGGGCTGTCATGAAGACGGCCTGACGACCGAAAAATTGCCGAACACACGAATCTTCCAGGACTGATCACTCCTGGCGGATCCAGGTGAGCGAACCGCCTCAAAGTCGGGCTTCAAATGCCGCGCTTTAGATTGGTCCCGTTCTCCTGAGCCTCGCCGCTACGCAAGCGGGATAATGGTGCTGCCGGACAAAACGGCGACCGTATGTGAGTTTGAACCGGTGACGGAAACGTGCCGCGTCAAGCAAGGTGGCTCAGACCAGGGTTCGATACGAAATCGAAGGGGCAAGCTATGAAACTATGATTGATCTTGACGGCGAAATCCTCATGTGAGCTTTCTCAGTTTCCCATATCATCGACACCCTCGGATTGCTGCCGCTTCGGTTCTACTTTAGAAACCAGCTATGGTCCTTGCTCGTAAAATAGTCCTTCACAGCACCGATCTCGGCGGAAGCCGATCTACAGGATTTTGTAGAGCGATGTCTTACCGAAGGCGTATCGCTGCTTGCGATCGTCGGGCCAGAGGCAGGCGCACTTGAAGATCAGGTGGATTGGATTGTTGTTGGAGACGGCAGCAATCCAAGCCGGTTTCTTTGCACAACATCACATCCCGACGAGCCACTCGACGATGTGCTCGGCATGGCGAACGCCTGGGATGCTGGCGCTGATGGCCGCGTGCAACAGGTCTTTCTTTAGGCTGCCAGTTCGGCGGCGGAGCCTCATCACTTCGCCGCTTCCATCTTCGCCAGCGCCTTCAGTCTTTTGGCAATCACCGCCGGATCGTTCATGTAATCTGTCCTCGGCTTGCGGCCACGCTTCTGGTAGCCGTTCTCCTTGCAAACGCGAACACGACTGAGGCCGTCCGACAGCAGGCGTCCGGCAATCTGTTCGGGAGACCAGCAAGCCTCCAACTGGTTGATGATCTCCGTTCGCAAATTCGGGTGACGCCGCAGCTTTTTCAGCCGGCGACGTCGGTCTTGCGCAATGTCGTTCGCAACCGTGCTGTAGTAGCCGTCGTAGTCCGGCAGTTCACGATCGCGAAATGTGTTGCGCTTGATCTCGCGGTAAATGGTCGAGCGATGACGGCCAAGCCGACGTGCCATCTCGCTTACCGGAACTTTTGCCGCCACCAAGTGATGCAGGCGTCGGCGATCGGCGAGAGTGATCTGCGTATAGCATCGAGACATGCCAGAATCTCCAAAGTGAAGCCATTGAAATTACTGGCATGTCGCCCTTTGAAATAGAATGTACCCCTCCTACAAGCGATGATCGCATAATGTATGGAACTTTAACGGACTCTCCCGCTTGTCCCTTACGTTCCGCCCAGAGCAGGCTTTACAGGTCAAGCCGCAGCACACCCGTTGCGCGCGACACGCAGGGCATGAAGCGGTGGCTGCGAGCGTCCTTCGACAGGACCGCATCCCTGTGGATCGGCTGCCCTTCCAGGAAGCCGCACTCGCAGGTCCCGCACACTCCGTTTTCGCAAGATGCCATCAACAACACCCCAGCCGCGCGAATTGCCGACAGCGCCGAAGTGTCGGCCGGAACGAAAATCTCTGTCCCATTGCGCAGGATGATTGTGAATGGCTCCGGTGGAGCATCGTCGAGTAGCGCCGGCTGGAACGCCTCGAAATGGACGGAACCCTCAGGCCAGTGTTCGGAGGCTCGGGCGATGGCAGCCATGAATCCCGGTGGTCCGCAGTAATAAACCTGCGCGTCGCTGGGACGAGTCGATAGCAAGGCTTCGATATCCTGTCTGGTCTCAGGATCGTCGTCGAAGTGAAGCCGTAACTTGCTTCTGTCGACAACCTGCTCAATCACCGCCAAAAAGGGCGCGACCGCCCGACCGCGGGTAAAGTAATGCAACTCGAATGGCTTGCCCTGCCGGTTCAAAACGCCCGCCATCGCCAGGAGAGGCGTGATACCGATCCCGCCGGCCAACAGCAGGACCGGCCAATTTCCTTGCTTCAGCGGAAAATGATTGCGCGGGGCAGAAACCGGTAATTCGGCGCCAACGCAAACGGCAGCATGAAGCCAGGTCGAGCCTCCACGGCCTTCCGGCTCGCGTTTCACCGCAATTGTGTAGCGGCTGAGGTCTGCCGGGTCACCGCACAACGAATATTGGCGGACCCGTCCGTCGGACAGATGGACATCGACGTGCGAGCCCGGTTCGAACGCTGGCAAAAGAGGCTTGCGCGGATGCTGAAGTTCAACGACGAGGACGTCGCCCGGTTCTTTTCGTGTAGCGACAACCTTCAGCTTCATGATGATACGTGGAGATGCCATTCGTTTTACTCGTCCATAGGAAGAATCGGGTCGCCTGGGCGGATGATGCCACCAAACTCGATCGTGCAGTTCAGGCCGGAGCGGTTCAGCAGGCCTTCGTAGAGGCCGGGCATGCCGAGCAACTCCTCGATATATCTGCAAGGAAAGTTCATCCGCGCTGCTCGAAGAATTGTGTCGCCGACCCGGAAGCGTTTACCGACGAGATGGCCGAGCGGGACGCCGCGGGTCGTCAGATTGCGTCTATGATCCTCGGGTGCGAGCTCGGCTTTGAAGCCCGGGATCTTTGGCTGGCCTTTGGCCATTGCCTCCAGAACCTCAACCTCGATCAGCGTGACTTCGCGAACGTCGGGTTTCGGGGAATAGGTTCCAGTGCCGAGAAAGTATCGGTCGCCAACAATTCCACGTCCCGCAATGAGTTGCGCTTCCGCCAGTTCTTCCATTTCGTAGGAAGCCGCAGGCGCAATATGGATGTGGAGCAGTCTACCCTGCCAAGTCATGAAACAGCCTCATCAAGCCTCGATCCGGACCTTCAAGGGAAGACCATCTCAATTTCGTCCATCGGCGTGCTGGTGCTCGTGTCTGGAAAGGCAAAAACGGTCACGGTACCAGTCGCGGTCCTCCCTGAAGTTTGGCGGGGAACTGGTCTTCGCGACAGTGCCAGTTTGATCACATGTGGCTGGTCCAGTTTCCGCCTCGCATACGAGTGGCTCATGCAGGAGAGGCTCCTCGCGTTTTGTCTCGGTTTCGGCCATGCCAAACTTTACTTCAGAATTGGCTTTTCAATGTTTCGACCGCTGCCAGAAGGAGTTGAACACCCCGTTCGATCTGCCGCGGGGTCAAGGCTGAATACCCCATGACAAGCCCGAGCCTGTCCGCGGTCGTCTCGTCTGGTTGCGGTTCATAAAGAGGTGAAATGCAGTAAACTCCAATGCTGGCGCTTCGCGCGGTTTCCACTAAAGCCGTCTCGACCGACTTCGGCAATTCGTTGAACCAGACCAAAACATGCAATCCAGCGTCGGCGCCTTCCACCGTGATCTGTTCGCCGAACGCGCGCTGCAGCGCGCTCAACAACGTCTCGCGGCGGTCTCTGTTTAGCCGCCGTACGCGGCGCACATGGCTTTCATAACCGCCGCTTTCGATCAAAGACGCCAACGCTTCCTGCTCGGTCACCGGCGAATGTCTGTCGAACAGTTGCTTGGCGGTTGCGAACACGTCCTGCAGCTCGGGCGGCACAACGAGATAGCCGATGCGCATCATCGGCGACAAAGTTTTGGAAATCGTACCGAGATAAATGACGTTGCTTCCAGCCTCCAGACTATGAAGAGGAGGCACCGGACTGATGTCGTAGCGGTACTCGCTGTCGTAATCGTCCTCAATTACATAGGCATCGTTTTCCTGCGCCCATTCGAGAAGCTGATGACGGCGAGAAATCGGCATGACGCCGCCAAGCGGAAACTGGTGGGAAGGTGTGACATAGGCCAGTCTGGCCCGCACTCCTTCCAGGAGCTCGGTCTTCAGACCTTCGCCGTCGACGGCAATGGGGAGCGGAGAGGCGCCGGTGCTGGCGAAGATCTGACGAGCCATTCGATAGCCAGGGTTTTCGATGACAAACTCGCTGCCAGAGCCGAGCAGAAGCCGCGCGCAAAGGTCTAAGCCTTGCTGGGATCCGTTCACGATGATGATTTGTTCCAGATCACACTGCAATGTCCTGGCGCGCCAAAGATATCCTTGCATTGCCTGCCGCAACCGCCGCGATCCTCGAGGGTCATCATAGGCAAGTCGGCTCGGTCGCTGAGCGATGACCGCATTGACAGCTTTCTTCCAGGCAAGCGCCGGAAAATCGGATGGAGAGAGGTCTCCGTAACGGAAATCAACCATAAGCGAGTTGGGTAGATAATCGAGCCATGGCGGTGTCGCCCGAAGTCTTTCGCCATAGGCCGAAAGCCGGTGAGCACTCCGTTGCTTCGGCGTGGCATCGCTCGGACGCAGTCCGAACGGCAACGCTGCAACCCGCGGGCGGGCGCCTTGGCGCAGGTCTACGAAGCCCTCCACCGAAAGTTGCTCATAGGCAACTGTCACCGTCGTTCGCGACACACCAAGCTCATTCGACAGATTTCGCGATGATGGCAGCAGACCGCCAGCTTCATAAACGTGGCTCAGGATCTGATCCTTGAGCGCCTCGTAAATCTGGCGTGCTCCCATTTTCGTGTGCTTGGGTATTGCCTGATTTTCCAACTGGACCATTTTCTTTCCACAGAACTGGATGTTTCGTGCGTGCCAGTATGCTGCCACTGTGGTCGGAAGCAAAGGGGATACCGAACCAATGACGGCCAGCAGCGAACAAGACAATGTCCAGAACCACTCCGATCCGTCGCATGGTGCGCGTCTTGGATTTGATACCCGTGCAATCCATCACGCGTTCGATCCTGTTGACTTCTCAAGAGCAGTGCAGCCACCTGTCTTCCTGACATCGACCTATGGATTTGAGAGCGTTGAGGCAAATGATGCCGCCGCAGCGCTCGGGGGCAGGTTGTATGCACGCGAATATAACCCGACCACAGAGATCCTTGAGAAGAGGCTCGCCAACCTGGAAGGGGCTGAGGCAGGGCTTGTGGTATCGACCGGAATGGCTGCCTTCTGCACCCTCGTCCTGTCCTTGCTGTCGCAGGGAGATGAGCTTGTCGTCCACAAGACGCTCTATTCGAATACGGTTGCGATGGTCGAGCAGTGTCTGCCGCGCTTCGGGATCAAGGTAGTCCCGGTCGACCTATCGAATCCGAACAATCTCGACGCGGCGATCACAGATAAAACCCGTCTGGTCTATTTCGAGACGCCGGTAAATCCGCTAAGTGCCATCCTCGACATCTCCGCCATCGCAGCGCGCGCCCATGCGTGGAATGTCAAGGTCGCGGTCGACAGCACTTTCGCTTCGCCGGCATTGCAGCGCCCGCTCGAGCACGGCGCCGACATCGTGCTGCATTCGCTGACGAAATACATCAACGGGCACGGCGATACCCTGGGCGGCGCGCTGCTTGGAGATGCTGAAACACTTCATACGTTGCACGAAACCGGCCTGCGCTACATCACCGGGGCGACACTGTCGCCGCACTCTGCATTCCTGATCCTGCGCGGCCTGAAGACGCTGTCGCTTCGGATGGAAAGACACAGCACGTCTGCCCTAACGGTCGCGCGCATGCTTGAGGTGCATCCTGCCGTCGCCTGGGTGAGCTATCCCTTCTTGGACTCCCATGCCGATCACGCGATTGCCCGCAAGCAGATGAGGCAAGGCTCCGGCATGCTGGCTTTCGGCCTTCATGCGGGCTTCGACGGTGCGCGGACAATGCTGGACGGATTGAAGTTGCTGACGCGCGCGGTGAGCCTGGGCGACACCGACAGCCTCATCTATCATCCGGCCAGCATCACTCGAGCGCGGCAAACGATCCGAAAAGACGCCCACATGGTATCGGGCGTTGGGGAAGACCTTGTCCGCCTTTCGGTCGGCCTTGAAGATGTCAGCGATCTGGTCGCCGATCTTCGTCAGGCTCTGCAAGATTTATGATGTTGCAGGGCTCAAT contains these protein-coding regions:
- the istA gene encoding IS21 family transposase gives rise to the protein MPRRKQARHTDVKDIRSILRLTFEQGLSIRAVSQRLKMSKTSVSTYLLRAKEAGLAVWPLPPGLDEDDVLEHRLFRRMGRPPRDTVEPNWPKMASELKRKGVTLHLLWQEYREAHPDGYGYTWFCGRFADHESRARPTYRSRHVAGVAMECDYAGHTIPIIDPSTGEIRSAQIYVAVLSATQLTFAYASFSQKLPDWIEANQRAFSYFGGVTKTTICDNLKAAVAKALWFEPTLNATFAAFAEHYDTTVVPARPRHPRDKPSAEGTVLIVERWVLARLRNEQFFSLVDLNIRISALIEDLNTRTMRRYGKSRRALFDEVERSELKPLPSTPFEYAEWKTAKVHPDYHIEVEKTFYSVPHGLIGKRVDVRLTYRTVEIFFDHRRVASHIRSSQRSGHVTVNQHMPKAHQRYANTTPHTLRREAAKVGANTATFIERLLSDRPHPEQGYRSAQGVLSLARRYQSDRLERACERALIINALSYSSVANILRSGLDQAPAMSEAVKPAPPHGNIRGKTYYQ
- the istB gene encoding IS21-like element helper ATPase IstB — protein: MLTHPTLEQMNTLGLAGMATAYRELIEQAHGNDLSFDERLGLMLDREIAVRTDRRLTNRLATAKLRFANASIEDIDFGSHRGLDRRNVLSLAQGAWLKANENLILTGQTGTGKTWIACAFARQAARLDYSVLYVRMPRLFEDLALARLDGRFPRLIDKLARVHLLVLDDWGTHTLNDRQRLDLLEIFEERYRRKSTLITAQLPVAAWHEMIGEATLADAILDRIVHNAHRITLEGDSMRKRKTPMLLTGAEINEINHP
- a CDS encoding IS110 family transposase, with the protein product MDQHSRLFVGLDVSKLKISVAVADGERGGEVRFFGDISSDPASVANVVQKLAKRGAKLHFCYEAGPTGYELYRQLLEMGHDCVVVAPALIPKRPGDRVKTNRRDAVSLARLHRAGELTAVWVPDRGHEAMRDLVRAREAAQEAQKRARQQLQSFLLRHGRIYSGRSSWSLAHMRWISTLKFEHPAHFVVLKEYCQAIEDAEVRLKRLTDLISETVKSWTMAPVVEAYQALRGVSLIAAVVFVAEIGDIRRFENPRQLMAFLGLVPSESSTGEHVKRGGITKAGNSRARRMLIEGAWAYRFPARVSRTKQAQLEGLPRSVREIAWKGQLRLCSRYRKMILAGKHKAIAITAIAREMGAFLWAIGQEVQPAHQA
- a CDS encoding PDR/VanB family oxidoreductase, encoding MASPRIIMKLKVVATRKEPGDVLVVELQHPRKPLLPAFEPGSHVDVHLSDGRVRQYSLCGDPADLSRYTIAVKREPEGRGGSTWLHAAVCVGAELPVSAPRNHFPLKQGNWPVLLLAGGIGITPLLAMAGVLNRQGKPFELHYFTRGRAVAPFLAVIEQVVDRSKLRLHFDDDPETRQDIEALLSTRPSDAQVYYCGPPGFMAAIARASEHWPEGSVHFEAFQPALLDDAPPEPFTIILRNGTEIFVPADTSALSAIRAAGVLLMASCENGVCGTCECGFLEGQPIHRDAVLSKDARSHRFMPCVSRATGVLRLDL
- a CDS encoding MOSC domain-containing protein, with protein sequence MTWQGRLLHIHIAPAASYEMEELAEAQLIAGRGIVGDRYFLGTGTYSPKPDVREVTLIEVEVLEAMAKGQPKIPGFKAELAPEDHRRNLTTRGVPLGHLVGKRFRVGDTILRAARMNFPCRYIEELLGMPGLYEGLLNRSGLNCTIEFGGIIRPGDPILPMDE
- a CDS encoding PLP-dependent aminotransferase family protein is translated as MVQLENQAIPKHTKMGARQIYEALKDQILSHVYEAGGLLPSSRNLSNELGVSRTTVTVAYEQLSVEGFVDLRQGARPRVAALPFGLRPSDATPKQRSAHRLSAYGERLRATPPWLDYLPNSLMVDFRYGDLSPSDFPALAWKKAVNAVIAQRPSRLAYDDPRGSRRLRQAMQGYLWRARTLQCDLEQIIIVNGSQQGLDLCARLLLGSGSEFVIENPGYRMARQIFASTGASPLPIAVDGEGLKTELLEGVRARLAYVTPSHQFPLGGVMPISRRHQLLEWAQENDAYVIEDDYDSEYRYDISPVPPLHSLEAGSNVIYLGTISKTLSPMMRIGYLVVPPELQDVFATAKQLFDRHSPVTEQEALASLIESGGYESHVRRVRRLNRDRRETLLSALQRAFGEQITVEGADAGLHVLVWFNELPKSVETALVETARSASIGVYCISPLYEPQPDETTADRLGLVMGYSALTPRQIERGVQLLLAAVETLKSQF
- a CDS encoding trans-sulfuration enzyme family protein, giving the protein MTASSEQDNVQNHSDPSHGARLGFDTRAIHHAFDPVDFSRAVQPPVFLTSTYGFESVEANDAAAALGGRLYAREYNPTTEILEKRLANLEGAEAGLVVSTGMAAFCTLVLSLLSQGDELVVHKTLYSNTVAMVEQCLPRFGIKVVPVDLSNPNNLDAAITDKTRLVYFETPVNPLSAILDISAIAARAHAWNVKVAVDSTFASPALQRPLEHGADIVLHSLTKYINGHGDTLGGALLGDAETLHTLHETGLRYITGATLSPHSAFLILRGLKTLSLRMERHSTSALTVARMLEVHPAVAWVSYPFLDSHADHAIARKQMRQGSGMLAFGLHAGFDGARTMLDGLKLLTRAVSLGDTDSLIYHPASITRARQTIRKDAHMVSGVGEDLVRLSVGLEDVSDLVADLRQALQDL